A region of Aquarana catesbeiana isolate 2022-GZ linkage group LG08, ASM4218655v1, whole genome shotgun sequence DNA encodes the following proteins:
- the LOC141106824 gene encoding uncharacterized protein yields the protein MMDNQTPLTSPDGSSNGNPPERCPRPLYSQDSTQEGHTIPHHHQSGNLGNDNIVVKEEYKEEDEEYGVMEEFSEGHKDMMEPPNTRNPPERCPRPLYSRDSTQEDHTMPYHHQSGNLRDPKVEVKEEIKEEDGVMEEEHKDLYQDTMVESSSYKNPPVRCPRPLYSRDSTQEGHTIPHCYKSGDPIDIEFEVKSEEEERYVRDDQQSMEEYGITGIFIEEDTPTEISTGNLTLHKRSHTGEKPYSCTECGKRFSNNSLLHCHLRYHTGEKPYFCSECGKCFSNKPDLTIHQRLHTGEKPYSCRNLTVHKRYHTGEKPYSCTECEKRFANKSHLNNKRFPCPECGKCFYSKSHLNVHKKTHTGEKPYSCPECKKLRGPAAMEIGMTQVLQYTGLEEFGQLCEPGETEIADGCQENLYPEAGGRPMQ from the exons ATGATGGACAATCAgacgcccctcacatcaccgg atggatccagtaatgggaacccaccagagagatgtccccgtcctctgtattcccaggattccacacaggaaggtcacaccatccctcaccatcatcag agtggaaacctcgggaatgataatattgtagttaaagaagagtataaagaggaggatgaggagtatggagtgatggaggagttttcagaaggacacaaggatatgatggagccacctaataccaggaacccaccagagagatgtccccgtcctctgtattcccgggattccacacaggaagatcacaccatgccttaccatcatcag agtggaaacctgagagatcctaaagttgaggttaaagaagagataaaagaggaggatggagtgatggaggaagaacacaaagatctgtaccaggacaccatggtggagtcatccagctacaaaAACCCACCAgtgagatgtccccgtcctctgtattcccgggattccacacaggaaggtcacaccatccctcactgttacaag agtggagatccaatcgatatagaatttgaggttaaatcagaagaagaagagaggtatgtgagggatgatcaacAGTCTATGGAGGAGTATGGAATAACGGGGatatttatagaggaggacactcctacagagatcagcacag GCAATCTTACTttacataaaagatctcacacaggtgagaagccatattcttgtACTGAATGCGGGAAAAGATTTTCAAACAATTCACTTCTTCACTGTCATCTGAGATATCACACTGGAGAAAAACCATatttctgttctgagtgcgggaaatgtttttcaaacaagCCTGATCTTACCATACATCAAAGATTGCACACGGGAGAGAAACCATACTCCTGcc GCAATCTTACTGTACATAAAAGAtatcacacaggtgagaagccgtattcttgtacTGAGTGCGAGAAAAGATTTGCAAACAAATCACATCTTAACA ataagaggtttccctgtcctgagtgcgggaagtgtttctacTCTAAATCCCATCTTAATGTTCATAAAaaaactcacacaggtgagaagccgtattcctgccctgagtgcaaaAAAC TGCGAGGCCCTGCCGCTATGGAAATAGGAATGACACAGGTTTTGCAGTACACAGGACTGGAGGAGTTTGGACAGCTGTGTGAACCTGGGGAGACTGAGATAGCTGATGGGTGTCAGGAGAACCTCTATCCAGAGGCCGGGGGTAGGCCCATGCAGTGA